TACCAGTGTTGCTTTATTGGATGAATTCAAGAAAAGCATGGGTGCCAGGAAGTCATTCCATATCCACATCGTCTGATAGATAATGCTGGTCACGGTGATGGGTTTAAGAAGTGGCAAAATAATTCGCCAGAAAATCCCCCAGATGCTGCATCCGTCAATGACCGCAGCTTCCGGCAATTCCTTCGGAATCGTCTTCATATACCCCATCATCAGGAAGAATACGAACACCGCTCCCCCCATGTAAAGAACAATTAGCCCTGACAGTTTATTGACCAGATGTAAGCCCGTCATTAATTCAAATAACGGAATCAGTGTCGTTTGAAACGGGATGAGAAACCCTGCCAGCAAATAGGTGGTGATTATTTTATTCATTTTGTTGGCATTGAAAACGACCGGATATGCCGCCATAGCCCCGAACAATACCATGAACATGACGGAGAAAACAGTAATGGTTAAGCTGTTACCAAAGCTGCGCAGCAGCGGTGTTTCTTCAAAGACTTTGACATAATTCGAGAAATTCCAAACCTTAGGCCATCCCATAGGATGCCGAGCGGTCTCGGCTTGGCTTTTCACCGTGTTAATAATAATTAGATAAAAAGGAAAGAAAGTGACGATGGCGATCGGAAGCATCAGGATATCCAGCAGCCAGTTTCTTTTTGCGGATTGGATCATAGGACACGTTCCTCCCGCTTTTGCATCCATGATACTTGGAAGAACGTAATCACAAGCACAATTAGGAAGAAAACGATGGACATGGCAGATGCCAAGCCGTATTGGACCTCAGAGATCCCGCGGAGCACAATTACCTGAGTGATGGTATGGGTCTCAAATCCCGGTCCCCCTCTGGTCAAAGCAAAAGGGATTTCGAACACCTTGAGTCCCCCGGTTAGCAGCAGCATTATACTAACTGTCATAGCTGGTGCAAGCAGCGGCAGTGTAATATGGCGGATTTGCCCCCAGCGTCCTGCC
Above is a window of Paenibacillus wynnii DNA encoding:
- a CDS encoding carbohydrate ABC transporter permease, translating into MIQSAKRNWLLDILMLPIAIVTFFPFYLIIINTVKSQAETARHPMGWPKVWNFSNYVKVFEETPLLRSFGNSLTITVFSVMFMVLFGAMAAYPVVFNANKMNKIITTYLLAGFLIPFQTTLIPLFELMTGLHLVNKLSGLIVLYMGGAVFVFFLMMGYMKTIPKELPEAAVIDGCSIWGIFWRIILPLLKPITVTSIIYQTMWIWNDFLAPMLFLNSSNKATLVLLVYKAKGEFSVNWPMFMTLTVIVLIPIFIFFVVMQKQIVKGIVGGAVKG